One stretch of Siphonobacter curvatus DNA includes these proteins:
- a CDS encoding sensor histidine kinase, translated as MSPLNPKVISVILALLISAITSGFLWFVPGTPGGTIFIAGATTFFATLILVFYVLDYLIFEEINKIYDTIQRLKLKDFNLSRKKITKSVNPLKKLNNEIFVYVAKKQREIDELRRMEQFRREFLADISHELKTPIFAAQGFIHTLIDGAKDDERVRDKFLQKAAKSLDGLDALVADLLTLSQIEAGEIKMHRERVDLVKVTHEVIEQLEPRANQREIKVKLHTPQDQIFVKADAYRISQALTNLIDNAIKYGRDGGKVNVTFTEDKKDWEIEVKDDGPGIPPEHLNRIFERFYRVEKSRSKEKGGTGLGLAIVKHIVNAHKSKITVMSRVDKGTTFSFKLDKIEEKLAGF; from the coding sequence ATGTCCCCTTTAAATCCCAAAGTAATTTCTGTTATTCTGGCCCTGTTGATTTCGGCCATTACGAGTGGTTTTCTCTGGTTCGTGCCGGGTACGCCCGGCGGTACCATCTTCATCGCAGGAGCTACTACCTTTTTTGCGACGCTCATCCTCGTTTTCTACGTATTGGATTACCTCATTTTCGAAGAAATCAATAAGATCTACGATACCATTCAGCGGCTGAAGCTGAAAGATTTTAACCTCTCCCGCAAAAAGATTACCAAGAGCGTCAACCCCCTGAAAAAACTCAACAACGAGATTTTCGTATACGTAGCCAAAAAGCAACGGGAAATTGATGAACTCCGACGCATGGAGCAGTTTCGGCGGGAGTTTCTGGCCGATATTTCGCACGAACTCAAGACACCCATCTTCGCCGCTCAGGGTTTCATTCATACCCTCATCGACGGAGCCAAGGACGACGAACGGGTACGGGATAAATTTCTGCAAAAAGCCGCGAAAAGTCTTGATGGCCTCGACGCACTCGTCGCCGACCTACTCACCCTCTCGCAAATTGAAGCGGGTGAAATCAAGATGCACCGCGAGCGGGTGGACCTGGTAAAAGTTACCCACGAAGTCATTGAACAGCTGGAACCCCGGGCCAATCAGCGGGAAATTAAAGTAAAGCTTCATACCCCGCAGGATCAGATCTTTGTGAAAGCTGATGCCTATCGCATTTCCCAGGCTCTCACCAACCTCATTGACAATGCCATTAAATACGGTCGCGACGGTGGGAAAGTGAATGTGACGTTTACGGAGGATAAGAAAGACTGGGAAATAGAAGTGAAAGACGACGGGCCGGGCATTCCCCCCGAGCACCTCAACCGGATTTTCGAACGCTTTTATCGGGTGGAAAAGTCCCGTTCGAAAGAAAAAGGCGGTACGGGTTTGGGATTAGCCATTGTCAAACACATTGTCAACGCCCATAAGTCCAAGATTACGGTCATGAGTCGCGTGGACAAGGGTACGACTTTTAGTTTCAAGCTGGATAAAATTGAAGAGAAACTGGCCGGATTTTAA
- a CDS encoding response regulator transcription factor, with the protein MSTTPAYKILLVDDDPDIIELLHYNLEKEGYDIESASDGRKAVEIARTFAPDLVLLDIMMPQQDGIETARQLRELPELKGSYILFLTARSEEYSEIAAFEIGADDYITKPIKPRALMSRIKALFRREAQKTDPGDRIETAGLSINRQNYTVTGGFGSVVLPKKEFELLFFLAQHPDKVFNREELLQRIWGADIYVLERTVDVHIRKLREKIGETYIKTLKGVGYMFNGEGE; encoded by the coding sequence ATGAGCACTACGCCCGCCTACAAAATTTTACTGGTGGACGATGATCCCGACATCATTGAATTACTTCATTATAATCTTGAGAAAGAGGGGTACGACATCGAGTCGGCTTCGGATGGCCGCAAAGCCGTTGAAATAGCCCGGACATTCGCTCCGGATCTCGTATTGCTCGACATTATGATGCCCCAGCAGGACGGCATTGAAACGGCTCGTCAACTACGGGAGTTACCCGAGCTGAAAGGTAGTTACATTCTTTTCCTGACGGCCCGTTCGGAAGAGTACTCCGAAATTGCTGCTTTTGAAATTGGAGCCGACGATTACATCACCAAACCCATCAAGCCCCGTGCTTTGATGAGCCGTATCAAGGCTCTATTTCGCCGGGAAGCCCAGAAAACCGATCCAGGTGACCGCATCGAAACGGCGGGACTGTCGATAAACCGCCAGAATTACACCGTCACGGGCGGTTTTGGCTCAGTCGTCCTCCCGAAAAAGGAATTTGAATTGCTGTTTTTCCTGGCCCAGCATCCCGACAAAGTATTCAATCGCGAAGAACTCCTCCAGCGAATTTGGGGAGCGGATATCTACGTACTCGAACGTACCGTCGACGTTCACATTCGAAAGCTTCGCGAAAAAATTGGCGAAACCTATATCAAAACGCTCAAAGGCGTAGGATATATGTTTAATGGCGAAGGAGAATAA
- a CDS encoding DoxX family protein: MKTETLQNVARIGLGSMLVFAGVSHLTFARKDFQAQVPDFVPLEKDDTVVYSGLAEIALGASLIFAGEKRKEAIGKIAASFFAAVFPGNISQYTNERDAFGLDTDKKRFTRLFFQPVLMYWALKSTEKSK, encoded by the coding sequence ATGAAAACAGAAACCCTTCAAAATGTCGCCCGTATTGGTTTAGGAAGTATGCTGGTTTTTGCCGGAGTCAGTCACCTGACCTTCGCCCGTAAAGATTTCCAGGCTCAGGTTCCCGACTTTGTACCCTTAGAAAAAGATGATACGGTGGTCTACTCGGGCCTAGCCGAAATTGCTCTGGGTGCCAGCCTGATTTTCGCCGGAGAAAAACGTAAGGAAGCCATTGGGAAAATCGCGGCTTCGTTCTTCGCGGCCGTTTTCCCCGGTAATATTTCACAATACACCAACGAACGCGACGCCTTTGGTTTAGATACCGATAAGAAACGATTTACTCGACTGTTTTTTCAACCCGTACTCATGTACTGGG